The Natronoglycomyces albus genome has a segment encoding these proteins:
- a CDS encoding ribose-phosphate diphosphokinase has product MASMSATNSKNMMLFSGRCYPELADEIGKHLGVEPTPTSSYSFANGELFVRFQESVRGCDAFVVQSMAEPINEWVMETLIMIDALKRGSAKRITVVLPFYPYGRQDKKHRGREPISARLIADLLRTAGANRILTVDLHTAQIQGFFDGPVDHLFAMGTLARHIEERYAGKAMTVVAPDSGRVRVAERWTDRLGGCPLAFIHKTRDPLRPNEVVANKVVGEVEGRVCLVVDDMIDTGGTIVSASELLKQNGAADVVVAVTHPILSDPATERLASAPISEVIVTNTLPLPDHAVELEKLTVLSIAPLVAKAISEVFTDGSVTTLFGGLS; this is encoded by the coding sequence ATGGCCAGTATGTCCGCGACTAATTCGAAGAACATGATGCTTTTCTCCGGACGTTGTTATCCGGAACTGGCCGATGAGATCGGCAAGCATCTGGGGGTGGAACCGACCCCCACTAGCTCGTATTCTTTTGCCAACGGCGAGTTGTTCGTTCGTTTTCAGGAATCGGTGCGCGGTTGCGACGCGTTCGTCGTGCAGTCGATGGCCGAGCCCATCAACGAGTGGGTCATGGAGACCCTGATTATGATCGACGCGCTTAAGCGCGGATCTGCCAAGCGGATCACGGTCGTGTTGCCGTTTTACCCATACGGACGCCAAGACAAGAAGCACCGGGGCCGCGAGCCCATCTCGGCCCGCCTCATTGCCGACCTGCTACGCACCGCTGGTGCTAATCGCATCCTCACCGTCGACCTGCACACGGCCCAGATCCAAGGCTTCTTCGATGGCCCGGTGGACCACCTGTTTGCGATGGGAACGCTCGCTCGCCACATCGAGGAGCGGTATGCGGGTAAAGCCATGACCGTGGTGGCTCCTGACTCCGGGCGGGTGCGGGTGGCGGAACGGTGGACGGACCGCCTCGGCGGCTGCCCCTTGGCGTTTATCCACAAGACTCGGGACCCGCTGCGGCCCAATGAAGTGGTCGCCAACAAGGTCGTCGGGGAAGTCGAGGGTCGAGTCTGCCTGGTCGTCGACGACATGATCGACACCGGCGGCACGATCGTTTCGGCCTCGGAACTGCTGAAACAAAATGGCGCGGCGGACGTCGTGGTAGCGGTGACGCACCCGATTCTGTCCGACCCGGCCACAGAGCGTTTGGCCTCGGCCCCGATCTCGGAGGTCATCGTCACCAACACGTTGCCGTTGCCTGATCACGCCGTTGAGCTGGAGAAACTAACGGTGCTGTCGATTGCGCCGCTGGTGGCCAAGGCAATCTCGGAGGTCTTCACCGACGGTTCGGTGACGACGCTGTTCGGCGGACTTTCCTAG
- the glmU gene encoding bifunctional UDP-N-acetylglucosamine diphosphorylase/glucosamine-1-phosphate N-acetyltransferase GlmU produces MTTDRAVIVLAAGAGTRMKSAKPKMLHELLGRTLLGHVLKASTAVKPDHSIVVVGASAEDVTEHVSHISPQSTTVLQAEQNGTGHAVRTALEANPDLTGTVVVLNGDVPLLQGATVENFIDAHEAARHSATVMTAAVADPTGLGRIIRNGNGRFERIVEHRDATDDELAIDEINGGIYAFDVELLRRALDQLNADNDQGEEYLTDVLELLRKDGHRVGTHQVDDQIELLGCNDRAQLAQLRALLRDRINHALMKSGVTIEDPATTWIDATVKVENDVIIRPGCQLRGATAVDTGADIGPDSTLVDTIVESDAAVARTHAVQATIGPEATVGPYSYLRPGAKLGRGARVGAYVEVKASEIGDGAKVPHLSYVGDATVGERANVSCGVIVANYDGIAKHHTTIGAGAFVGCDSVLVAPVNIGDGTYVGAGSVVSNDVNPGELAVTRAQQRNIEGWVAKRRPGTFTAEAAQRAKDSD; encoded by the coding sequence ATGACCACCGACCGCGCCGTCATCGTTCTGGCAGCCGGGGCCGGAACCCGAATGAAATCGGCCAAGCCCAAAATGCTGCACGAACTGCTCGGCCGGACGCTGCTGGGGCATGTGCTCAAAGCCTCCACCGCCGTCAAACCCGACCACAGCATTGTCGTCGTCGGAGCCAGCGCCGAGGATGTCACCGAACACGTCTCGCACATCTCGCCCCAGTCGACCACCGTGCTCCAGGCCGAGCAGAACGGCACCGGCCACGCCGTGCGCACCGCGTTGGAGGCCAACCCCGACCTCACCGGCACCGTGGTGGTCCTCAACGGGGACGTGCCGCTGCTACAAGGCGCGACGGTGGAGAACTTCATCGACGCTCACGAAGCGGCCCGCCACAGTGCGACCGTCATGACCGCCGCCGTGGCCGACCCGACGGGTCTGGGCCGCATCATCCGCAACGGCAATGGCCGTTTTGAGCGCATCGTGGAGCACCGCGACGCCACCGACGACGAATTGGCCATCGACGAGATCAACGGCGGCATCTATGCCTTCGACGTCGAACTGTTGCGCCGGGCCCTCGACCAGCTCAACGCCGATAACGACCAGGGCGAGGAGTACCTCACCGACGTCCTCGAACTGTTGCGCAAGGACGGACACCGCGTAGGCACCCACCAGGTGGACGACCAGATTGAGCTGCTCGGCTGCAACGACCGCGCCCAGCTGGCCCAGCTACGCGCCCTGCTGCGCGATCGCATTAACCACGCGCTGATGAAGTCCGGTGTCACGATCGAAGACCCGGCCACGACCTGGATTGACGCCACCGTCAAGGTCGAAAACGACGTCATCATTCGGCCCGGCTGTCAGCTGCGCGGCGCCACCGCCGTCGACACCGGGGCCGACATCGGCCCCGATTCCACCTTGGTGGACACCATCGTCGAAAGTGACGCCGCCGTCGCTCGCACCCATGCGGTGCAGGCGACCATCGGACCGGAAGCGACCGTGGGCCCCTACTCGTACCTGCGCCCCGGTGCCAAGCTCGGGCGCGGTGCCAGGGTCGGTGCCTATGTTGAGGTCAAAGCATCCGAAATCGGTGATGGCGCCAAGGTTCCGCACTTGTCCTATGTCGGCGACGCGACCGTGGGGGAGAGGGCCAACGTCTCCTGCGGCGTGATTGTGGCCAACTACGACGGCATCGCCAAGCATCACACCACCATCGGCGCGGGGGCGTTCGTTGGTTGCGACTCTGTCCTGGTCGCGCCGGTCAATATCGGCGACGGCACCTATGTGGGGGCCGGAAGTGTCGTCTCCAACGACGTCAACCCTGGAGAATTGGCCGTCACCCGCGCCCAACAGCGCAATATCGAGGGCTGGGTGGCCAAGCGCCGCCCCGGCACATTTACCGCCGAGGCCGCCCAGCGAGCCAAGGACAGCGACTGA